The sequence CTAGGACGCGTGCCGTGCGGCCAGGAAGCCTCCCCGGAGGCCCGATGCCTCCGAGCTCTCCGGGTGGAGATCTGCAGCCCCGGGGGGAGAGCCGAGGGGCCCCCCGCCTTCCGCAGCGGCGTGGTCGTGCCTCTTGCTGGGGGAAACGCGGGAGCCTCCGTCCCTGGGCGAGGTGTGGGCGCTGCAGCCGGGAGCCTCGTGCAGGGCACGCGCCTCGGGGGGCTCCGCATCGCCTCGTCTCCTTGCTCCTGGCCCCGGGGCACGGCTGCCGCCAGCACCCTGCGTCCAGCCCCGCGGTTCCAGGCTGTGCCAGCCCTTCGGCTCCCGTCCCCGGTGACGGCGCCGCCCGCCTCAGGCTGGTGGTGCCGAGCCTCTCCTGTCTGATAAGGCAAAAGTTGCCTGCGGCGCTCGGGAGGAGCTTTCAGCAGCGGCAGCGAAGCTaaacctttcttttcccccGGCTGCTTCCAAAAAAGCCTGGCAGTGGCTTTGCCGCAGgcggtgctggctgctggggcttTGGGCCCCCGTCCCCCTTTGGTCCTGGCACGTGCTGGGGTTTTCCCTCTGTGCCCAGAGGCTCCCGGGCGGGCTGTGAATGGGGcaggacaaggggcagtggccacaaaatggagcccgGGAAGTTCggcaccaacatgcgaaagaacttcacaGTGAGGGAGACGgagcgctgggacaggctgcccagggaggttgtggggtctccttctctggtgATATTCAAGGCCCACATGGACGCctgtctgggcagcctgctctagggaacctgctttggcagggggttggacccgatgatctcctgaggtcacctccaacccctacaattcgGTGATTCTGCGACCCGAAGCGATTCCTGCGCTGCCTCGGTGGTCGCCCCGAGGGTTGGCGGCTTACGGCCGCCTCTCGCTGCTGGGCTTTCCCTCGTAAAGGTCTGGTTTTTGGGAAACACCCCTGGGGGCTCGAGGACGGGCCCTGCCATAGCGGGCACGAAGCTGCcgctctgctgctggggggaATGAGGCAGGGGGGGCTCGAGGCTGGGGTTGCTGCTCCCGGACTTCAGCAGCTGAtcttctttaccttttttttttgtctccttagGTTGACCTGTCGCACTTGTCCCCAGAAGAGAGATGGAGGTGAGTTGGTGTTGTAAGGAGGGCCTGTGCcgagagctgctgctcctgcctggagctgtcagcagcagagcccccgGTCACCGGCCTCAGAGCCGTGGCCAGCCTTCCCCGCGTGGGCAGCGCGTTTTGCTACGGGGGAGTAAGAACCTGCTTTAAAGGTGGTACCGATGGCTCTCCCCCAAACTGGTTGCTAGCTATTCTTCTACCTTTTTTTGTGGCCGAACCCGTTTTGGTCAGCCTCGTGCTGCAGAGCCCACAAGACCGGTCTTCCCTCAGCGTCGGTTTATCGAAGACTTCTTAAGATCAGAGAATTTGCCGTATTTGttgggtttggattttttttctaactttttcttttatataagtttggattttttttttctaacttggACTTAGCTTTCAGCTTTAAGCTTCGGCTTAACTTTCAGCTTGTGAGACTTAAGACTTGGTTAGCTTTCTCACTCGAGCTTAACTTTCAGCCTGAGACCACGCTGTGAGGACGTAGTTGTGCCTCGCAGCCAGACAGCAGCGCTGAAAGCAAAGGAACCGCAGGGGTCAGCAGAGTGCCGGGCTGTGGCAGGCGCTCTGCTGGGATGCAACGAGAGCTGGGATCGCCCAGGGCAGAGGGAGTAAGCCACGGGCTGGGGTTTGAGCAGGACTGAGGGAGGTTTTGGCTCCGTCACAGTGACAGCGcgcacgctgctgctgctgcatggggTGGGTTGTGcgacgcacacacacacacacacagcctcaTTCACACCAGGGTGAGCTGGGTGCCCCTCTGGGCTGTCGTGGTGTAAAAGAGCTGGTTTTAGGgacatctttctctttctttctccccgGGATGGCAACGCAGCACCCGTCCCCCTGCATTCCTTAACGCTGCCCTCCAGTGCGGTCCCCTGGCTCTCCCGCACCAGGCGCTTGTCAGCcctgccgtgccgtgccgtgccacaCGTGGCCCGCGCCTGCGTGCCCCTCAGTTGCCTTCTCGCTCTTGTTGCAGGGTGGAACACGCGCGGATGCATGCCAAGCACCGCGGGCACGAGGCTATGCATGCCGAAATGGTCCTCATCCTGATCGCCACGCTGGTGGTGGCGCAGCTCCTGCTGGTTCAGTGGAAACAGAGGCACCCCCGCTCCTACAACGTAAGTGTCTCCAAAATACCCGTTTTATCTCCGTCCTTCAGCCGATGGGAAGCGCGTCCGTGCTTTCCTCCTGTTGTCTGGTGGTGCAATGCCCTCGTCTTCCCAGCAGCACACAGGGATTCCAGCTAGGGATGGGGGTGAATGCAGCTGGAGGCCTGAAGCCGCTGTTGTGAGTGCCGTCAGTGACACGGCACGGTGATACCGGGTAAAGGAGCTAGCAGACCTCACATCCTGTCTTAACAGCAGCGCAGGCAGGAGCTGCGTTTTGTCGAGGCTTCCCCACGAGACGCACAGCCTGCTTGCTGAGGGCACCCCGGGTTTGAAGCtcctgggctgctcctgggcTTGGCAGGCAGCGCTGTCTGCTGAGCAGCCCTGCCGTTTCCGATGCCGTTGCCCTGTGTCAGCTTGCCAGAAAGGCTCCGGGGCTGGACCGGGAAACGAACCTCACCTGATTTTCTTACCGTAATGAACGTTTCCAGGCAATACTCGTAATCCTCTGTGAAACCGAAACCAGACCCGTTTGCCTgttccctccccaaatcccccaggagCCCAGCCGCACGGTAGTGGGTCTGGTTTGGGAGTATTTGGTGGGGCAGAGGCAAGCCCGAAACTCGGTGCTGCGCCAGTCTCCTTGTTTAATACTTGCCTAAGGGGGCTGCGGTTAAAATGCTGGGAAGCCTGAAGAGGCAAAGGTTCGCGTAGCCCTCCGACAAGATCTGGTCAGGCAGATCAGCTCCCCGTGCCTCTTTCCTTAGCGGTGCTCCTTCCGTGTTCTTCTCCAGCTCTAGCCCTGTGCTGTCACAGGTACCTTACTGCCAGCCGGCTGTTGCTGCTGGCTCCCTTCCGTCAGGCTCTGAGCCTGTTCCCTGGATGCTGGCGGCCACCAGCCAAAATTCCTGCGCTCCCTGTCACTCTTCAGTGCCCTTTGATGCCGGCAAGAGCGAGGCTGCCGGAACCGCAGGGGTGCTTCCGATGCCTGGTGAGCAGCGAGCCAGCGTAACGCGCCTTTCCTCCGTTCTCGCAGATGGTGACCCTGTTCCAGATGTGGGTGGTGCCCCTGTACTTCACGGTGAAGCTGTACTGGTGGCGCTTCTTGGTCATCTGGGTGCTCTTCTCAGCCGTCACAGCTTTCGTCACCTTCAGGGCAACCCGAAAACCTCTGGTACAGACGACGCCCAGGTTCGTACGAGCATTTCTGGGAAACGTCCTCAGCCTGAGGGAAGCGTTACAGAGTCCTTCCACGTTTCGCTGCCACAAACCACGGCCTCAAACTCTGCAGTGCGCCCTGTTCAGCAGCACCTCAGGGGCTTTTACTCACGGTGTGAGTTACCCTGCTGGAAGCTCTCCGTGGAGCTGCCATCCCCCATAAGCCAGATCCGTGTCTTGTCGGAGCGGGCGGTGGGAAGGTGGCCCCCGTGATGCTCCAGGGGCACTGGCAGTCTCACCGAGCGCACTCCTGCTGTGACACTCACTTGCTAGAGGCCATCGGGATCCTGAGGTTTCTCGTTTGGAGGTCAAGACCGCGAGCTGCCATGGCGGCAGCAGATCTTTAGCCTGAGTTGGAGCTTTAAGCCTCTGTTTGCCCACGGGTGTGGGTGGTTGAAACATCCGACGTGGAAAAGTGAAACTCTTGAGGTGCTCGATGCAGCTCCGTTCGGGGGAAACAAAGCAGTCTAATTCTTGTTTTGCGTTTTTGCAGGCTGGTTTATAAATGGTTTCTACTAATATACAAGATCAGCTATGCCACTGGAATCGTCGGGTACATGGCTGTGATGTTTACGCTTTTTGGTCTTAACTTATTATTCAGGTGAGTGAATCCTCGGGGCCCGGTTCCCGGGGCAGGGGATGTGACAGACCGTGGGGAACGAGGCGTTGTCTGGGATTCCAGAGAAACGGTCATCTTAGCTGTCTTGACTGATGTGGCAGGAGGCCAAAGAGACTTTTAGGGTGTCCTCTCCCTGCTGGTAGGATCCTGGTTGTGATGCTGAGGCTGCTCAAGagccctgcttccagcagggaTGCTTCCCCTGGCTCTGTGCCTGTGCAGCCTGGGGCAGCAGCGGGATGTTCCTGATAACCGGGTGCCTGCAGCAAGCAGCCAGCCCCGATGTGGTAGCAGAGGACCTTACCCCGAGCCGTCCTCCATTTCGGAGAGGTTAATTTCTTCTGGAACGATGCGCGGGcctggcagctgcctgcagggctgtggaggTGTTAACTGGGGGCTTATCTGGAGCCGATCTGGTGCGTGTTAGAGCTGGGGAGATGGCTGCAGTTGCTCATTTCAGGGGCAGGTGAGGGAGACGGGCAGCAGATAGGAGCTGGGATACGGCCCCCTCAGCATGCTGGGGACGAAGCGGATGAAGTGCCCcaagggcaggggctggcactGTGCCTGGAGGCACGCAGACGCCCGCTGCGGGGGACTGGTGGCGGTGACACGTGCTCACCGCCTGTGACTGCTCCTGCGGTGGGGCCACGTgtgccccagcactgctgggctCCTCTGGCGCGCTGGCCGTGCGCCCCTGCGGCTGCAGGAAAGCCCTCGATGTCGTTTGGACTCTTCTGTTGTAGAATCAAACCAGAAGATGCAATGGACTTCGgcatctccctcctcttctACGGTCTTTACTACGGGGTCCTGGAGCGGGACTTTGCCGAGATGTGTGCAGATTACATGGCCTCGACGATCGGGGTGAGTTAAGGCTGTGCTGTCCTCCTGGCCGCAGTCCTGCCTGTGAGCAGGAGGGCCTGGAGCAGGCTGGTTGCAGCTGCAGCTTTTGCCTCCCCGAGACGGGGAGGTGCAGGGAGCTCTGCCCCGGGAAGGGCTCGCTGAGGCAGGTGCCTCGCTCGCTGCGCGCTCTCTGGGCCCGCGGCCAAGGTGCCTGCGTCAGGAGGTTTCTGACATGAGTCACGCTGGGATCCTAAGAGATCCTGCTTCCCCAAGGACCAAGTCTGTCCCATCCCCAGGGGCACAAGAGGGGAAGGATCTGCTTAGTCCCTCCAGACTCCTGACGAATATTTGTCTGAGGCTTTAAAATCTCCCACTGCCGAGGAGTGCTGGTGTTTCTGGGACCGTGTCGCAGGCGCACCAGCTCTTCTTTGTAGCCACGAGGGAAAGCTTCACTCCACAGACATCTCTGTAGCTTGTACCCACCGCAGCCCGGGCTGTCCCTGCGGGCAGAGCGGGTGTTCCCACCTGCCCGTAGTGATGGCCTGAAGTCTGCGGCCCGCTCACCTAGTGCCAAAGAACAAAGTGAACCACAACACCCGTGGGGTGGATCGTGTTCCCACGTGGCTCTGCtcaccttccccttcctctcacTGTGAATTCTGCTGTAACCCAGCCTCCTGGGTAGATCTGCAGCCGTTTGGCTCTTCCCTGAACTCCCAGTGCTCACCCCTGCCTTTAGCTCGTCCTGCCCGGCCACCGCGCAGTCCTGGCCGCTGTCCCCTGGTGTGCTGCGGCACGCTGCCACCCAGAGAGCCGCGAGGGCCAGCTGGGCTCTGTTCAGCTGTCTCGGGTCAAACCCACGACCTGCAGCGTGGGGGGATTCCCCCAGCACGGGGGGTTTGCAGAGACGTGGCCGCAGGCgagtggggggctgcagggggctggggcaggaagggCTGCGCAGCGACTGAGCAGCGCCGTGTCCTGTTGCAGTTCTTTCCCACAGCTGGACCTGTAACAAGGTTTTTAAGCCCAAAAGGCTGAGGCTGGATGCCTGGAGCGCTGGCCCAGCCCTCCCTAAAGCTTAGCTGCGCCAAGGGGGTGTGGGACGCGTGCCCCCCCCTGTGACCAGCTCTCCCTCTGCCCTCGCTCAGTTCTACAGCGCCTCGGGGATGCCCACCAAGCACCTCTCCGACAGCGTCTGCGCCGTCTGCGGCCAGCAGATCTTCGTGGATGTCAACGAGGAGGGGATCATCGAGAACACGTATCGCCTCTCCTGCAATCACGTGTATCCTTCTGCTCCGGAGCCGGCTTCCTGCCACCGCTcgtcccagcccctgcccggcaCCAAGGGGTGCGCGTGCGGGATGCCGGGCGGTTCTGCTGCGGCGGCAAAGGATCCTCACGGGGGCGGTAGCTGACCTGGCACGGAGAGGCAGTGTCCTGCGTGTCCCTGTGGTTGTTGCCTTGCTGCCTCCTTGCGTGTTGCAGgctttgcttctgcttctccCTCTGCCCAGCTCTAGCAGTCCTGGCGTGGAGCTGGACCTCGCTGTGCCCCGAACGGAGCTGACGCGTCTCCGGCAGGGCTCCGCGGGCTGCGTGTCGCCCTGGCCCCGTGTCCGGCCCCCCCTTGGAGGGGACGTGTTGGGAGAAATCGGCAGCCCCCGGCCTTGTGCTGGCAGGGCTCTGGTGCCGTGCTTGGCCAAgctccagcagcatcctgcccgCTTCCTCCGTCCCCACAACTCCTCCAGCAGCGCTGCGTGTGGGGCTCCCGGCGCCCTGGCAGCTGATGGAGGTGAAGTCAGTTGCAAAAGTGGAAGCCCTGACAGCTCACAGAGCCCTGGCCGGGGGCAGGTCAGGGGCTTTTTCCAGCCGTGACTCAGTGGTGGAGCCGGGATGTTCTCTGGTACTGCCTCCCTGACTCAGAGCGAGGTGGTTTCCAAACGGCCTGAGCAAAGGTCACGGCGCTTGTTGCCTCACGTCGGGCGCTGCAGGCAGTTGGGAAATGCCTGCGGCCCCAGCAGCTGTGCGGTAGCCGTGCGGGCGGGTTTATGGCCGCAGGAGGACGCGGGGCAGAGGCTTCTGCTGCGGGGGCTGGCGAGGGATCGGCTCCTGCGCTGCGCTCTGCTGTTGGCCCTGCTGGT comes from Anser cygnoides isolate HZ-2024a breed goose chromosome 1, Taihu_goose_T2T_genome, whole genome shotgun sequence and encodes:
- the RNF121 gene encoding E3 ubiquitin ligase RNF121 isoform X1, producing the protein MAAVLEVEVGGPGERDGEEVDLSHLSPEERWRVEHARMHAKHRGHEAMHAEMVLILIATLVVAQLLLVQWKQRHPRSYNMVTLFQMWVVPLYFTVKLYWWRFLVIWVLFSAVTAFVTFRATRKPLVQTTPRLVYKWFLLIYKISYATGIVGYMAVMFTLFGLNLLFRIKPEDAMDFGISLLFYGLYYGVLERDFAEMCADYMASTIGFYSASGMPTKHLSDSVCAVCGQQIFVDVNEEGIIENTYRLSCNHVFHEFCIRGWCIVGKKQTCPYCKEKVDLKRMFSNPWERPHVMYGQLLDWLRYLVAWQPVIIGLVQGINYILGLE
- the RNF121 gene encoding E3 ubiquitin ligase RNF121 isoform X3, with protein sequence MAAVLEVEVGGPGERDGEEVDLSHLSPEERWRVEHARMHAKHRGHEAMHAEMVLILIATLVVAQLLLVQWKQRHPRSYNMVTLFQMWVVPLYFTVKLYWWRFLVIWVLFSAVTAFVTFRATRKPLVQTTPRLVYKWFLLIYKISYATGIVGYMAVMFTLFGLNLLFRIKPEDAMDFGISLLFYGLYYGVLERDFAEMCADYMASTIGFYSASGMPTKHLSDSVCAVCGQQIFVDVNEEGIIENTYRLSCNHVFHEFCIRGWCIVGKKQTCPYCKEKVDLKRMFSNPSCSAGRGRTSCTGSCWTGCATWWPGSRSSSDWSRASTTSWAWSKGRRRAAVEPREAAGRGQRTAAGRIRRISAAPEHRSTEDSSPGRPPVEQLPLGPRGCPVF
- the RNF121 gene encoding E3 ubiquitin ligase RNF121 isoform X2, producing the protein MAAVLEVEVDLSHLSPEERWRVEHARMHAKHRGHEAMHAEMVLILIATLVVAQLLLVQWKQRHPRSYNMVTLFQMWVVPLYFTVKLYWWRFLVIWVLFSAVTAFVTFRATRKPLVQTTPRLVYKWFLLIYKISYATGIVGYMAVMFTLFGLNLLFRIKPEDAMDFGISLLFYGLYYGVLERDFAEMCADYMASTIGFYSASGMPTKHLSDSVCAVCGQQIFVDVNEEGIIENTYRLSCNHVFHEFCIRGWCIVGKKQTCPYCKEKVDLKRMFSNPWERPHVMYGQLLDWLRYLVAWQPVIIGLVQGINYILGLE